Proteins encoded by one window of Glycine soja cultivar W05 chromosome 15, ASM419377v2, whole genome shotgun sequence:
- the LOC114387698 gene encoding cyclic dof factor 3-like: MNGLEESTNNEVDVPLNEVSNKLIDPHKYGYGTPNLNKNTTLKLVPKVVHRTNEHRNAKREIDHQEKVFKKPDKVLPCPRCNSLETKFCYFNNYNVNQPRHFCKNCQRYWTAGGTIRNIPVGTGKRKNKHSAQYCQIPMTPDAASVIQTDSKPASDMLLLSNELPVTSRPIKGGEETPLSESLETVLSLNGLTKIEVDSSTLKDDDDEEPSSSSMRSSEIEQLGLPQHSNGLVPLHSFHYYHVPSWPYQWNPCWNVKEFRPSNISSRAVYTDSSTMMAVPGFSMPTVILPGVPYSYSGFMSSWAEQKEEASLVGSAFSGISLSSCSVSNSTCSGNRSPTLGKHPRDGSTPGEDAMKQNLWVPKTVRINDPEEAANSSIWSTLGTKSEQNKFIMKGSVFKSFEPKSQASPHILDDNQILRANPAAFSRSESFQERM; this comes from the exons ATG AATGGACTTGAAGAATCAACTAACAATGAAGTAGATGTTCCTTTGAATGAAGTATCTAACAAACTGATTGATCCACACAAATATGGTTATGGTACTCCAAACTTGAATAAAAATACTACACTGAAACTGGTGCCTAAAGTAGTTCATAGGACTAATGAACACAGGAATGCTAAAAGAGAAATTGATCATCAAGAAAAAGTTTTCAAGAAGCCAGACAAGGTCCTGCCATGTCCTCGTTGCAATAGTTTGGAAACAAAGTTTTGCTACTTCAACAATTACAATGTTAACCAACCTAGGCATTTCTGCaaaaattgccaaaggtattggACCGCTGGGGGGACGATTAGAAACATTCCTGTTGGGACTGGCAAGCGTAAGAATAAGCACTCGGCTCAGTATTGTCAGATACCTATGACTCCTGATGCTGCATCTGTGATCCAGACAGATTCTAAACCTGCTAGTGATATGCTTCTCTTATCTAATGAACTTCCTGTGACTTCAAGACCTATCAAAGGAGGGGAGGAAACTCCTCTTAGTGAATCTTTAGAAACTGTGTTAAGTCTCAATGGCCTGACAAAGATTGAAGTGGACTCCTCCACTCtcaaagatgatgatgatgaggagCCTTCCAGCTCTTCTATGAGATCTAGTGAAATAGAGCAGCTTGGTTTGCCACAACACTCTAATGGTTTAGTTCCTTTACATTCATTTCATTATTATCATGTTCCTTCATGGCCTTACCAATGGAATCCATGTTGGAATGTCAAGGAGTTTAGGCCTAGTAACATCAGTTCTAGAGCTGTTTACACCGATTCTTCAACTATGATGGCAGTTCCTGGCTTCTCCATGCCAACAGTAATACTTCCAGGGGTGCCTTATTCGTATTCGGGTTTTATGTCAAGCTGGGCTGAGCAAAAAGAAGAGGCTTCATTGGTTGGATCTGCATTTAGTGGCATCTCATTGTCTTCATGTTCAGTTAGCAACAGCACTTGTTCGGGTAATAGGTCCCCAACCTTGGGAAAACATCCTAGAGATGGAAGTACACCGGGGGAAGATGCAATGAAACAGAATCTTTGGGTGCCTAAGACTGTAAGAATTAATGACCCAGAAGAGGCAGCAAATAGTTCTATATGGTCAACTTTGGGGACAAAGTCTGAACAGAACAAATTCATTATGAAAGGAAGTGTTTTTAAATCATTTGAACCAAAGTCACAGGCCAGTCCTCATATTTTAGATGATAATCAAATTCTAAGGGCTAACCCTGCTGCTTTCTCGCGCTCTGAATCTTTTCAGGAAAGAATGTAA
- the LOC114388117 gene encoding probable inactive leucine-rich repeat receptor-like protein kinase At3g03770, whose translation MASKPVSLSHLLLLTLFLATIQLSEQLEFSQSQTLLKVQQLLGYPSALGTLSSTTDFCNIEPTSYLTLVCYEDSLTQLHVVGNNEYNPLPQNFSSDTLFATLGTLSSLKVISLVSLGLWGNLPESIAQMSSLEILNITSNHFSGAIPSQLSLLRNLQSVVLDDNNFNGEVSNWVGSLQGLAMLSMRNNWLSGSLPTSLNALHTLRVLDLSNNQLSGELPHLKNLPNLQVLNLENNTFGPHFPSLPTKLVSLVLRNNSFRLSVPSNLSSFYLLQRLDLSLNGFVGPFPPSLLSLPSINYLDISSNKFTGMLLNNLSCNDDLHFVNLSSNLLKGELPTCLEPKTRVVLYARNCLSNKNQDQHPSDFCSNEALAVTIITHQQKHKRTTSKAIIVSSMGGLVGGVLIVGVVILVVSRVHKKQVVKIPSKSTLEHAISQEHNEDEVKTTTRSIMEHIIKRVPDKRAVETLTRSIKEHVMSRVNSKRVVRASTRSIIEHVSSANTAKLLNDARYISETMKMGASLPAYRTFALEELKEATNNFDESSFISEGPRGQIYKGVLSDGMQIAIRGLKMRKKHGPQTYMHHVEMISKLRHSHLVSALGHAFESNQDDSSVNNVFLIFEFVPNKSLRSCVSGSSGEKLSWTQRITAAIGVVKGIQFLHTGIVPGLYSNNLKITDILLDNNHNVKISSYNLPLSAENKRMISNGTSPGFKGNVQARIKDEDKNDVYDIGVILLEIILGRPIMFHNEVGTLKDLLQVSIKTDDIARRSIVDPAVHKECSDESLMTMMEICVRCLSGDPTERPSVEDILWNLQFAAQVQNSWRRDSSDHSYSPAPSSRET comes from the exons ATGGCATCAAAACCAGTTTCCCTTTCACATTTACTCCTTTTAACCTTGTTTCTTGCCACCATCCAACTCTCAGAGCAGTTAGAGTTTTCTCAGTCTCAAACACTACTCAAGGTTCAGCAACTTCTTGGCTATCCATCAGCACTAGGTACTCTCAGCAGCACCACAGACTTTTGCAACATTGAACCTACCTCATATTTGACACTAGTCTGCTATGAGGATAGCTTGACACAGCTGCATGTTGTTGGCAACAATGAGTATAATCCACTGCCTCAAAACTTCTCCTCAGATACTCTATTTGCTACACTAGGCACTCTTTCAAGCTTGAAAGTCATTTCCTTAGTTTCTCTTGGACTCTGGGGGAACTTACCTGAAAGCATTGCTCAAATGTCTTCATTGGAAATACTTAACATTACCTCAAACCACTTCAGTGGAGCCATCCCTTCTCAGCTTTCACTTCTGAGGAACCTTCAGTCAGTGGTGCTTGATGATAACAACTTCAATGGTGAGGTTTCCAACTGGGTAGGCTCACTTCAAGGTTTGGCTATGCTTAGTATGAGGAACAACTGGCTTAGTGGGAGCCTGCCAACTTCATTGAATGCTCTTCATACCTTGAGGGTGTTAGATCTATCAAATAATCAGTTATCTGGGGAACTTCCTCATCTTAAGAATTTGCCAAACCTTCAAGTTCTTAACTTGGAAAACAACACATTTGGACCTCATTTTCCTTCTCTCCCCACCAAGTTGGTTTCCCTTGTGCTTAGAAATAATAGCTTCAGGTTAAGTGTCCCTTCTAATTTAAGTTCATTCTATCTGCTCCAAAGGCTAGACCTTTCATTGAATGGTTTTGTGGGGCCATTTCCACCATCCTTATTGTCTCTGCCTTCCATCAATTACCTTGatatttcctcaaataaattcACTGGCATGCTTCTCAATAACTTGTCATGCAATGATGATCTCCACTTTGTAAATTTGTCTTCAAATCTTCTGAAAGGGGAACTTCCCACTTGTTTAGAACCAAAGACCAGGGTTGTTCTGTATGCTAGAAACTGCTTATCAAACAAGAACCAAGATCAGCACCCTTCAGATTTCTGCAGCAATGAGGCTTTGGCAGTGACGATCATAACCCATCAACAGAAGCACAAGAGAACAACTAGTAAAGCAATTATTGTATCTAGTATGGGAGGTCTTGTTGGTGGAGTGTTGATTGTAGGAGTGGTCATCTTGGTTGTTAGCCGAGTTCATAAGAAACaagtagtgaaaataccttcaAAGTCTACTTTGGAGCATGCTATCAGTCAGGAACATAATGAAGATGAAGTGAAAACTACTACAAGGTCCATAATGGAGCATATCATCAAAAGGGTTCCTGACAAACGTGCTGTGGAAACACTAACAAGATCCATAAAGGAGCATGTCATGAGCCGGGTGAATAGCAAGCGTGTTGTGAGGGCATCAACAAGGTCCATAATAGAACATGTATCATCAGCAAACACAGCAAAACTTCTCAATGATGCAA GGTATATATCAGAAACAATGAAGATGGGAGCCAGCCTTCCTGCTTATAGGACCTTTGCTTTGGAGGAACTTAAGGAAGCTACAAACAATTTTGATGAATCATCTTTCATAAGTGAAGGCCCACGTGGTCAG ATTTATAAAGGGGTGCTTTCTGATGGAATGCAAATTGCTATTAGAGGTttgaaaatgagaaagaaaCATGGCCCTCAGACTTACATGCACCATGTTGAGATGATTTCAAAACTAAGGCATTCACACTTGGTTAGTGCACTTGGGCATGCTTTTGAGAGCAACCAAGATGATTCAAGTGTAAACAATGTATTTCTCATATTTGAGTTTGTTCCAAATAAAAGTTTAAGAAGCTGTGTTTCGG GATCTTCTGGGGAAAAGCTTTCTTGGACTCAGAGAATAACAGCTGCAATTGGAGTGGTGAAAGGCATTCAATTTTTGCACACAGGGATAGTGCCTGGACTGTATTCAAATAATCTGAAGATAACAGATATTCTTTTGGATAACAATCACAATGTTAAAATAAGCAGTTATAATCTGCCACTCTCtgctgaaaataaaagaatg ATCAGCAATGGAACTTCCCCTGGCTTTAAAGGAAATGTCCAagcaag GATCAAGGATGAAGACAAGAATGATGTCTATGACATTGGGGTAATCTTGCTAGAAATCATTCTGGGACGACCAATAATGTTCCACAATGAAGTTGGAACACTAAAAGATCTT TTACAGGTAAGCATCAAAACTGATGACATAGCTAGAAGGAGTATTGTTGACCCAGCAGTTCACAAGGAATGTTCAGATGAATCATTAATGACAATGATGGAGATATGTGTAAGGTGTCTCTCTGGTGACCCAACTGAAAGGCCTTCTGTGGAAGATATTCTCTGGAATTTGCAGTTTGCAGCACAAGTTCAGAATTCATGGAGAAGAGACTCAAGTGATCACAGTTACTCACCTGCACCATCCTCCAGGGAAACATAA